The Armatimonadota bacterium genome contains a region encoding:
- a CDS encoding PEP-CTERM sorting domain-containing protein: protein MKKLILSALVIGGAISANAVVLFDSGGFETYTNGALSGQNGWFIDGTANYQVQSTVAVGTKAVGVAGGAGTSWAFPDITYTPSSGELVKINASIARSAGTSFGYSIDVYNTATLRTTRFGLTMSGGAIRPYVTARFNTTTQQFDAAASAVNVLVGPAVAANTFVDFEAVLNYTTKRLDLKVNGVSVTGAATIPFADLTATNIADADFQVSTATGATDSGYLDNYRVEVVPEPASMTALALGVVALARKRRKA, encoded by the coding sequence ATGAAGAAACTTATTTTGAGCGCCCTAGTTATTGGTGGCGCAATTTCTGCGAATGCAGTGGTGTTATTTGACTCAGGCGGATTTGAAACCTATACCAACGGTGCGCTCAGCGGCCAGAATGGCTGGTTCATCGACGGTACTGCAAACTACCAGGTCCAAAGCACTGTTGCTGTCGGAACCAAGGCAGTTGGCGTTGCTGGTGGTGCAGGCACCTCGTGGGCATTCCCTGACATCACCTACACCCCTTCGTCGGGCGAATTGGTGAAGATCAATGCATCAATCGCTCGATCCGCAGGTACTAGCTTTGGCTATTCGATCGACGTCTACAACACCGCAACTCTTCGAACCACTCGATTTGGTTTGACGATGTCGGGCGGTGCGATTCGACCTTACGTCACCGCACGATTCAACACGACGACTCAACAGTTCGACGCAGCTGCTAGTGCAGTCAACGTTTTGGTTGGCCCAGCGGTCGCTGCAAACACGTTTGTTGACTTCGAAGCAGTCTTGAACTACACCACCAAGCGACTTGACCTCAAGGTCAATGGCGTAAGCGTTACCGGTGCTGCAACGATCCCGTTTGCTGACCTCACCGCAACAAACATCGCTGATGCTGACTTCCAGGTATCGACCGCAACTGGTGCAACCGACTCGGGTTACCTCGATAACTACCGAGTTGAAGTGGTTCCAGAGCCAGCTTCGATGACTGCACTCGCTCTTGGCGTGGTAGCTCTCGCGCGAAAGCGACGAAAGGCATAA
- the smc gene encoding chromosome segregation protein SMC translates to MRLKKVRIFGFKTFADRTELDINGDLCSIVGPNGCGKSNIVDAMMWGLGEPNARSLRAATSQDVIFNGSAKRKPLGYAEVTLIFDNEDGSLPLDTAEVAISRRLTRSGDSQFQINRKNCRLKDIYDLLADSGLGRAGYSIVGQREIDQALSASPEDRRAWIDEAAGVQRFRAKRQESVRRLDTAKDHLQRIDQILADIQYQREPLAEEAELAKKYLQLKSALTEIESGFLMHEVAEAVAQADALIKQIAEGAAGAERETVRAEELRVQLAVLGDEIAEAERKLDAFRELRQSQLTEIERAQADVKLREARKTSLYELEESLHQEHQHSEETGAKASQELQDSRAEESAAKEVLDSLQSATGTEESRMAELRTDLKSLDAQIAAAREIASKNARMVAESAQAESRLATIRSELEGIEHDIQPVEKEIGSAKSDADQKRAKLDEVLASRQAIQDQINAAQAESVEIGRAARELATQLATLEAKKRGLEATLESHDGLSQGSLAVLELVRAGELKPVYKPVGEAVVVEPQLATAIEIALGAAVHDLIVPHEEDAKSAIQKLKDRRAGRATFQPLNRIRPYYEQAELRKLASQKGSVGIASELVSVDAEYLPVIQSLLGRILVVESIDDGLRLGKGSGYSRIVTLDGEVIHSAGAVTGGKSSRHTSGIVHRRAEHGQLESQIEALESRIRAANSGLAAHDEKLKAAQASLAESEESVQHAKQEFDESQTWIRRLEQELAATMRERDRLAKECDHLAQQLNVELQPEADENQLALSRNQVIESIAKLSADSDAAKEKLMDARRRFEHAVDRRRRAEEALMSVEERAKSRANRIQNIEGERSKIDGEIAAAKIAEEEARNKLAEFTEALNAQNDLKKSLLENSFEINDEIKKAEQNSHNFASVIHRFEIDRARADSKRANAAQRLAEVYGISEEEALQQAPNVEIPPDAMMVAGRLRRDLRALGDVNVGAIETYNRLTERFEELSVQRADVHESVEEVLAVVKELDRMTRDKFLTTFEQVNQEFKNQFSLLFGGGEASLRLTESDSVLTAGVEVDVRIPGKKTQRLELLSGGERSLSAVAFLFSLLRVKPSPLVVLDEVDAPLDGRNVERFVDALRTFKGTTQFLIITHNPVTIEAADIWFGVTMQEPGCSTIVPCKFDDTRAVVPDQFLSPQSV, encoded by the coding sequence ATGAGGCTAAAAAAGGTCCGAATTTTTGGGTTCAAAACCTTTGCCGACCGGACCGAGCTCGACATCAACGGTGATCTTTGTTCGATTGTTGGGCCGAACGGTTGTGGCAAATCCAACATCGTGGATGCGATGATGTGGGGTCTTGGCGAACCTAACGCTCGGTCACTTCGCGCGGCCACAAGTCAGGATGTCATCTTCAATGGATCGGCGAAGCGCAAGCCCCTTGGGTACGCCGAAGTCACCCTGATCTTTGATAATGAAGACGGCTCACTCCCTTTGGACACCGCAGAAGTCGCGATCTCGCGCAGGTTGACGCGCTCCGGCGATTCTCAGTTTCAGATCAATCGAAAGAACTGCCGACTTAAAGATATTTATGATCTCCTCGCTGACTCCGGTTTAGGCCGTGCAGGGTACTCGATTGTGGGTCAGCGGGAGATCGACCAAGCACTGAGTGCCTCGCCCGAAGACCGTCGAGCATGGATTGATGAAGCGGCTGGAGTTCAACGGTTCCGAGCTAAGCGGCAAGAATCCGTCCGCCGACTGGATACGGCGAAAGACCATCTACAACGGATTGACCAAATTTTGGCGGATATCCAGTACCAGCGCGAACCCCTCGCCGAAGAAGCTGAACTCGCCAAGAAGTACCTTCAACTCAAAAGCGCTTTGACTGAAATCGAATCCGGTTTTCTAATGCACGAAGTCGCGGAGGCAGTGGCTCAAGCTGATGCGTTGATCAAGCAAATCGCAGAAGGTGCGGCGGGTGCCGAGCGCGAGACAGTCCGAGCCGAAGAACTCAGGGTTCAGCTTGCAGTGCTTGGTGATGAAATCGCAGAAGCGGAACGAAAACTTGATGCGTTTCGCGAGTTGCGACAAAGTCAGTTGACCGAGATCGAACGCGCCCAAGCCGACGTAAAACTGCGCGAAGCTCGCAAAACGAGTCTGTACGAGCTCGAAGAGAGCCTGCATCAGGAGCATCAACACTCCGAAGAGACAGGCGCAAAAGCCAGTCAAGAACTTCAAGACTCACGCGCCGAAGAATCCGCCGCCAAGGAGGTTTTGGACTCACTCCAATCCGCGACTGGCACGGAAGAATCGCGAATGGCAGAATTGCGAACGGATCTGAAGTCGCTTGACGCCCAGATCGCCGCAGCAAGAGAGATCGCGTCCAAAAACGCCCGAATGGTTGCAGAATCAGCCCAGGCCGAATCGCGGTTGGCAACAATTCGCTCCGAGCTCGAGGGGATCGAACACGATATACAACCTGTCGAGAAAGAAATTGGCAGTGCAAAGTCGGATGCCGATCAAAAGCGCGCCAAGTTGGATGAAGTCCTGGCTTCACGACAGGCTATTCAAGACCAAATCAACGCCGCACAAGCAGAATCAGTGGAGATCGGTCGGGCCGCTCGAGAGCTGGCGACACAGCTAGCGACGCTCGAGGCGAAGAAGCGCGGACTTGAGGCCACTTTGGAATCTCATGACGGCTTGAGTCAAGGTTCGTTAGCTGTTCTCGAACTCGTTCGAGCCGGCGAGCTAAAGCCCGTTTACAAGCCGGTCGGCGAAGCGGTCGTGGTCGAGCCGCAGCTGGCGACGGCGATAGAAATCGCACTTGGGGCCGCAGTACATGATCTGATCGTCCCGCACGAGGAGGACGCCAAATCGGCAATCCAGAAGCTGAAAGATCGACGCGCTGGTCGCGCAACTTTTCAGCCTCTAAACCGGATTCGACCCTACTACGAGCAGGCAGAATTGCGCAAGTTAGCTTCCCAAAAAGGGAGCGTCGGGATAGCCAGCGAGTTGGTTTCTGTTGACGCCGAGTACTTGCCGGTGATCCAGAGCCTACTCGGGAGAATTCTTGTTGTCGAATCGATCGACGATGGCCTCCGGCTTGGGAAGGGCAGCGGCTACTCGCGGATCGTGACGCTCGATGGGGAAGTGATTCATAGCGCGGGTGCAGTCACTGGTGGAAAGTCGTCGCGACACACTTCCGGGATCGTTCACCGCCGGGCCGAACACGGGCAACTGGAATCGCAGATCGAAGCGCTTGAGAGCCGCATCAGGGCTGCAAATTCTGGTCTGGCCGCGCATGACGAAAAGCTCAAGGCTGCGCAGGCAAGCCTGGCGGAATCCGAAGAGTCGGTGCAACATGCCAAGCAAGAATTCGATGAATCTCAGACCTGGATTCGGCGGCTGGAGCAAGAGCTTGCGGCGACCATGCGCGAGCGAGACCGGTTGGCAAAGGAATGTGACCATCTGGCTCAGCAGCTGAATGTTGAACTGCAGCCAGAAGCGGACGAGAATCAACTTGCGCTTTCTCGAAATCAAGTGATCGAATCCATCGCCAAACTCTCGGCTGATTCTGATGCTGCGAAAGAAAAGCTGATGGATGCGCGAAGACGGTTCGAGCATGCGGTAGACCGTCGACGAAGGGCCGAAGAGGCGTTGATGAGCGTCGAAGAGCGCGCCAAATCGCGCGCGAATCGAATTCAGAACATTGAAGGTGAGCGGAGCAAAATCGATGGCGAAATTGCGGCCGCGAAGATCGCTGAGGAAGAGGCGAGGAATAAGCTCGCAGAGTTCACCGAGGCATTGAACGCGCAAAACGACTTGAAGAAGTCGCTGCTCGAAAACAGCTTTGAAATCAACGACGAGATCAAGAAGGCAGAGCAGAATTCCCATAACTTTGCGTCAGTGATTCATCGGTTTGAGATTGACCGAGCTAGAGCGGATTCAAAGCGAGCCAACGCCGCTCAGAGGCTCGCAGAGGTCTATGGAATTTCCGAAGAGGAAGCGCTTCAGCAAGCACCGAATGTCGAAATTCCGCCAGATGCGATGATGGTGGCAGGACGCCTCCGCCGCGACTTGCGCGCCTTAGGCGATGTGAATGTGGGCGCAATTGAGACATACAACCGCTTAACTGAGCGATTCGAAGAACTCAGCGTCCAACGAGCCGACGTGCACGAGAGTGTCGAAGAGGTTCTGGCAGTTGTCAAGGAACTCGATCGAATGACCCGGGACAAATTCCTGACCACGTTTGAGCAGGTCAATCAGGAGTTCAAGAATCAGTTCTCGCTCTTGTTTGGAGGTGGGGAAGCATCGCTTCGACTCACAGAAAGCGACTCGGTGTTGACTGCAGGTGTTGAGGTGGATGTTCGGATTCCAGGCAAGAAAACTCAGCGATTAGAACTACTCAGTGGCGGCGAAAGGTCCTTGAGCGCGGTGGCCTTCCTGTTCTCGCTGTTGCGAGTCAAGCCGAGCCCGCTGGTAGTGCTGGATGAAGTTGACGCGCCTCTCGACGGGCGAAATGTCGAACGGTTTGTGGACGCGCTCCGTACGTTCAAAGGCACGACTCAATTCTTGATCATCACGCACAATCCCGTGACCATTGAGGCTGCCGATATCTGGTTTGGTGTCACGATGCAAGAACCGGGCTGCTCCACGATTGTGCCGTGCAAGTTTGATGACACTCGCGCAGTGGTGCCGGATCAATTCCTCAGTCCTCAATCAGTTTGA
- a CDS encoding leucine--tRNA ligase, translated as MFDRYEPKEFEAKWRDAWQEADLFVTREDPERPKFFGLDFFPYPSGAGLSVGHCRNYIPTDVICRMRYMQGYNVLHPMGFDSFGLPAENEAIKRQRHPWPMIQEYGATYRRQMDLVGVSYDWSRSFFSSEPSYYHWTQWIFKKLYERGLAYRRNAAVNWDPIDKTVLADEEIIGGRAERSGALVEKKLIPQWYFKITEYAQRLLDDLDDLNWPEGIKNQQRNWIGRSEGVQFRMKVDGISTGESLGATIPGSEIEVTNLDHDVSFEVFTTRVDTIFGMTFCVLAPEHAIVDTLLQHASEETVAAVRDYQAKAKELSDIDRQAESREKTGVFTGSYAINPANGAKVPIYLADYVLMGYGTGAIMAVPAHDQRDFEFAIKFGISVVPVIQPDEPFLKKYSASESFNFNQELANYSADPAAYSKSVYEAKDGVLMNSGEYSGLSVSEAQTKLGEWMEALEIGQRKVNFRLRDWLISRQRYWGCPIPVVHDRDGTMSLVPDDCLPVELPDVENYQPSDDGQSPLARIPEFLNTTTPDGTLGLRETDTMGGFACSSWYFLRFCDPNNFEQPWDVEKANYWMPVDCYVGGAEHAVMHLLYARFWTKVLYDLGLVKSKEPFARLQNQGQVLAMTPYRKPREGERLDIGEDGILISFEEAKQTPEDQLIWKWARMSKSKGNVVTPDEAVEQYGADALRVYELFVAPFDADVQWSNEGMQGAVRFLSRIFKLVSDLQPHYDLEWSAGIMPDTPDARKIRRWTHQTIQKVSDDIEKFSFNTAVSTLMIFVNNLSDFVKSADLSGLRLPVSEAIDSLVLLLAPIAPHTADEIWESLGHKGFTYHADWPTFEPELTVEDSVTVAVQVNGKLRDTLEMSASASQDEMESAAKSSEKIKVHLDGKEIVKVIVIPKKLVNIVVK; from the coding sequence ATGTTTGACCGGTACGAACCCAAAGAATTTGAAGCCAAATGGCGCGACGCGTGGCAGGAGGCAGATCTCTTCGTCACGCGAGAAGACCCCGAAAGGCCAAAGTTCTTTGGGCTCGATTTCTTCCCATATCCTAGTGGAGCTGGTCTTAGCGTTGGGCACTGTCGCAATTACATCCCTACCGACGTGATTTGCCGCATGCGGTACATGCAGGGCTACAACGTGCTGCACCCGATGGGATTTGACTCATTTGGCCTGCCTGCCGAGAACGAAGCGATCAAACGTCAACGGCACCCTTGGCCGATGATTCAGGAATACGGTGCGACCTACCGCCGCCAAATGGACTTGGTTGGCGTGAGCTACGATTGGTCACGCTCTTTCTTTAGCTCCGAGCCGAGCTACTACCATTGGACACAATGGATTTTCAAGAAGCTGTATGAGCGTGGACTGGCCTATCGTCGAAATGCGGCGGTGAACTGGGATCCGATTGATAAAACCGTACTTGCGGACGAAGAAATTATTGGTGGCCGGGCTGAGCGTTCTGGAGCATTGGTCGAAAAGAAGCTCATTCCTCAGTGGTATTTCAAGATCACCGAATATGCTCAAAGGCTGTTGGATGACCTGGATGATCTGAATTGGCCCGAAGGGATCAAGAACCAGCAACGCAATTGGATTGGGCGCAGCGAGGGCGTGCAATTCCGAATGAAGGTTGATGGCATTTCGACCGGAGAGTCTCTTGGCGCAACAATTCCTGGCTCTGAAATTGAAGTGACGAACCTGGACCACGACGTCAGCTTTGAAGTCTTCACAACCCGCGTTGACACGATTTTTGGAATGACGTTTTGCGTGCTCGCGCCAGAACACGCAATCGTTGATACCCTGCTCCAACACGCCTCGGAAGAGACGGTAGCCGCCGTTCGTGACTACCAAGCCAAGGCTAAGGAACTCAGTGACATTGACCGGCAAGCAGAGAGCCGGGAGAAAACTGGCGTCTTCACCGGATCGTATGCGATCAATCCAGCAAACGGCGCGAAAGTGCCGATCTACTTGGCGGATTACGTTCTGATGGGATACGGAACCGGCGCGATCATGGCAGTCCCCGCGCATGACCAGCGCGATTTTGAATTTGCAATCAAGTTTGGAATTTCCGTTGTGCCGGTCATCCAGCCGGATGAACCGTTTCTCAAGAAGTACTCGGCTTCAGAGAGTTTCAACTTCAACCAAGAACTCGCGAACTACTCTGCCGACCCAGCCGCTTACTCAAAGTCCGTTTATGAGGCCAAAGATGGTGTCCTGATGAACTCCGGCGAGTACTCCGGACTTTCCGTCAGTGAGGCCCAGACCAAGCTCGGAGAGTGGATGGAAGCTCTAGAGATCGGACAGCGCAAAGTCAATTTTCGCCTGCGAGACTGGCTGATCAGTCGACAGCGGTACTGGGGTTGCCCGATTCCAGTCGTACACGACCGCGATGGCACTATGTCACTCGTGCCGGATGATTGTTTGCCAGTCGAACTCCCAGACGTCGAGAATTATCAACCCAGTGATGACGGCCAAAGCCCTCTAGCACGAATTCCTGAATTTCTCAACACGACGACCCCGGATGGAACGCTTGGTCTTAGAGAAACCGATACGATGGGCGGATTCGCTTGCTCGTCTTGGTACTTCTTGAGGTTCTGCGATCCGAACAATTTCGAGCAACCTTGGGATGTCGAGAAGGCAAACTACTGGATGCCGGTGGATTGCTACGTGGGCGGCGCGGAGCACGCGGTTATGCACTTGCTCTACGCACGATTTTGGACCAAAGTGCTTTACGATCTGGGGCTTGTCAAGTCGAAAGAACCGTTCGCTCGGCTTCAAAATCAGGGTCAAGTTCTTGCTATGACGCCATATCGCAAACCGAGAGAAGGTGAGCGACTGGATATCGGTGAGGACGGGATTCTCATCAGCTTTGAAGAAGCGAAACAAACCCCTGAAGACCAGTTGATCTGGAAGTGGGCGCGAATGTCCAAGTCCAAAGGCAACGTGGTGACCCCGGATGAAGCCGTCGAGCAGTACGGCGCGGATGCCCTGCGAGTGTACGAGCTATTTGTTGCTCCATTCGATGCGGACGTGCAGTGGAGCAATGAGGGGATGCAAGGTGCGGTCCGGTTCTTGAGCCGAATCTTCAAGTTGGTTTCTGATCTTCAGCCGCACTACGACTTGGAGTGGAGCGCGGGGATCATGCCAGACACCCCAGATGCGCGCAAGATTCGTCGGTGGACTCACCAAACGATTCAAAAGGTGAGCGACGATATCGAAAAGTTCTCGTTCAACACGGCCGTCTCCACGTTGATGATTTTTGTCAATAATCTTTCAGACTTCGTCAAGTCCGCCGATCTGTCCGGCCTGAGACTGCCCGTGAGTGAAGCCATCGACTCGCTGGTTCTTCTGCTTGCGCCAATCGCGCCGCACACCGCTGATGAAATCTGGGAGTCATTGGGGCACAAAGGATTCACATACCACGCGGATTGGCCCACATTTGAGCCTGAACTCACGGTCGAAGATTCGGTGACCGTCGCTGTACAAGTGAACGGCAAACTCCGCGATACGCTGGAGATGTCAGCAAGCGCTTCTCAGGACGAGATGGAATCTGCGGCAAAATCCAGCGAGAAGATCAAGGTCCACCTGGATGGAAAAGAGATCGTCAAGGTGATTGTTATCCCCAAAAAGTTGGTCAACATCGTTGTTAAGTAA
- a CDS encoding tetratricopeptide repeat protein, translating to MRTAQEYDANMHKVEQLTRPIFAKVDAGQPLSAEETKSLEKAEAMFVAMRDFLPDVPNNHFALGRICQALGRPSAALGHYEQSLAILEPLPDRNTDENTLYAESSANIAEILILANRVEEADQAAYTALRAFPNDEKYLTLAARVRVQQKKYAEAKSLLQKALKSNPEYSPAKTLLKLIED from the coding sequence GTGCGAACCGCCCAGGAATACGACGCCAACATGCACAAGGTCGAGCAACTCACTCGGCCGATCTTTGCAAAAGTGGATGCGGGCCAACCCCTCAGCGCTGAAGAAACCAAATCCCTCGAAAAGGCGGAAGCGATGTTCGTGGCGATGCGAGATTTCTTGCCGGACGTTCCAAACAACCACTTCGCCCTGGGGAGAATTTGCCAAGCGCTTGGCAGGCCGTCAGCAGCGCTTGGGCACTATGAACAGTCCTTAGCGATCCTAGAGCCGCTTCCAGATCGCAATACGGACGAGAACACGCTGTACGCGGAATCCAGTGCGAACATCGCCGAAATCCTTATCTTGGCGAATCGGGTCGAAGAAGCCGACCAAGCTGCCTACACGGCCCTGCGGGCGTTCCCGAATGACGAGAAATATCTGACGCTGGCGGCACGAGTGCGGGTTCAGCAGAAAAAGTACGCCGAAGCCAAATCTCTTTTGCAAAAGGCACTTAAATCTAATCCGGAATACTCGCCCGCAAAAACTCTCCTCAAACTGATTGAGGACTGA
- the folB gene encoding dihydroneopterin aldolase, with translation MSALTHRLFIKDLEFYAYHGFSDEEQAIGHRYVMQLELRVGGNSSVTDQLTDTVDYGAVADLAVRTATESKHRLMEHVCHRVGTALIQDFPLVKILTVTIAKKCPPIPHIAAEAGISMTFSQGEQDASGSVE, from the coding sequence ATGTCTGCGCTCACCCACCGGCTCTTCATCAAGGATCTTGAGTTTTACGCTTATCACGGATTCTCGGACGAAGAGCAAGCAATCGGCCATCGATACGTCATGCAGTTGGAATTGCGAGTGGGTGGCAATTCTTCCGTCACCGATCAACTGACGGACACCGTGGACTATGGCGCGGTGGCTGATTTGGCTGTGCGAACAGCAACGGAAAGCAAGCATCGACTGATGGAGCATGTTTGCCATCGCGTCGGGACGGCACTGATCCAGGACTTCCCTCTCGTCAAAATTCTCACCGTGACCATCGCCAAGAAGTGCCCACCGATTCCTCACATCGCTGCTGAAGCAGGAATCTCGATGACATTCTCCCAAGGCGAACAGGATGCTTCCGGGAGCGTAGAATAA
- the ilvE gene encoding branched-chain-amino-acid transaminase translates to MPKVVWLNGVVSPLETATVPAADHAHLYGDGLFEGIRMYSKKVFKLDEHLERLYRGAHYLGFEMDIPVHQMKEIVLDMCRQSEFEDCYIRLNVTRGTGLGLDPKNIDRKPNVMVMINSLALYPPEAYSTGLEVITCSYRVIPADSLDPRIKCIGRYASNIMAKAEANRRGAGEGLMLNHQGYVAECTGDNVFIVRGKKILTPHPSCGILQGITRDTVIALARGAGYTVEETFLTPYDMLDCDEAFLTGTAAEVIGMVRLDEKEISGGKPGPVTLEITGLFREHTKLGTPIHQAATV, encoded by the coding sequence ATGCCCAAAGTCGTTTGGCTCAATGGAGTTGTCTCCCCTCTCGAAACTGCTACCGTTCCGGCTGCAGACCACGCACACCTTTACGGAGATGGCCTTTTCGAAGGCATTCGCATGTACTCCAAAAAGGTTTTCAAGTTGGATGAGCACCTCGAGCGGCTTTACCGAGGAGCGCATTATCTCGGGTTTGAAATGGACATCCCCGTTCATCAAATGAAGGAGATCGTGCTCGACATGTGCCGCCAATCCGAATTTGAAGACTGCTACATTCGGCTCAATGTTACTCGTGGCACAGGGCTGGGCCTAGACCCAAAGAATATCGATCGTAAGCCCAACGTGATGGTTATGATCAACAGCCTCGCGCTGTATCCGCCAGAGGCGTATTCAACAGGCCTGGAAGTCATCACCTGCTCTTACCGAGTCATTCCGGCCGACAGCCTTGATCCGCGAATCAAGTGTATCGGCCGCTATGCCAGCAACATCATGGCGAAAGCTGAAGCCAATCGCCGGGGTGCTGGTGAAGGATTGATGCTGAACCACCAAGGCTATGTCGCCGAGTGCACTGGCGATAACGTGTTCATCGTCCGCGGCAAAAAGATTTTGACGCCACATCCAAGCTGTGGAATCTTGCAAGGCATCACCCGGGACACCGTGATCGCACTTGCCAGGGGCGCCGGATACACCGTTGAAGAGACCTTCTTGACTCCATACGACATGCTGGATTGCGACGAAGCATTCTTGACCGGAACCGCCGCCGAGGTCATCGGAATGGTTCGCCTGGACGAAAAAGAAATCTCTGGCGGCAAACCAGGGCCTGTCACCCTAGAAATCACCGGACTTTTCCGAGAGCACACAAAATTGGGTACGCCGATTCATCAAGCAGCTACCGTCTAA
- a CDS encoding DUF4397 domain-containing protein, with protein sequence MNKTLFAVVALGAMIGLQGCGGSGNSNTLPDPEVMFINGIPDTTNIDFTLNDVAEASNIPFMGTGGAFKSVEYILPDDGGYDIGIRRNGTTTYLDLFGTGFNRDTDNLLVAVGLQNPGSEPLKRPLILSFTVDRKAPTGTRSRIVFLNGLIRATGFDTPNVTFQSVIPGDPSSIDNPQFVTRDVPYSETRVLTVDAGARRFIVRRADTDALVQYASTDFTFVAGKIYLALISGQESNPTLALQPTMQFIEIETQE encoded by the coding sequence ATGAATAAAACGTTGTTTGCAGTCGTAGCATTGGGAGCCATGATTGGCCTCCAGGGATGTGGAGGATCAGGCAATTCCAATACCCTGCCAGATCCAGAAGTGATGTTCATTAACGGCATCCCAGACACCACGAACATTGATTTCACCCTGAACGATGTTGCGGAAGCTTCGAACATTCCGTTCATGGGCACTGGCGGAGCGTTCAAGTCGGTCGAGTACATTCTCCCTGATGATGGCGGCTACGACATCGGAATTCGGCGAAACGGAACAACGACCTACCTCGACCTTTTTGGGACCGGATTCAACCGAGATACCGATAACTTGTTGGTTGCGGTGGGCTTGCAAAACCCTGGCAGCGAACCTCTTAAGCGCCCACTCATTTTGAGTTTCACTGTCGACCGAAAGGCTCCAACTGGAACCCGAAGCAGAATCGTTTTCCTCAACGGCTTGATCCGAGCAACTGGATTCGATACTCCGAACGTCACGTTCCAATCTGTGATTCCAGGCGATCCGTCGTCGATCGACAACCCACAGTTCGTCACACGAGACGTACCTTATTCAGAAACCAGAGTCTTGACAGTTGACGCCGGTGCTCGACGGTTCATCGTCCGCCGAGCTGATACCGACGCGCTGGTTCAGTACGCCAGCACTGATTTCACATTCGTCGCAGGCAAGATTTACCTTGCTTTGATCTCCGGCCAAGAGTCCAATCCAACACTGGCTCTGCAACCGACGATGCAATTCATCGAAATCGAAACTCAGGAATAG
- a CDS encoding RluA family pseudouridine synthase — translation MEFTADREERLDQFLARMIPDISRSKLSSWIQSEGVWVNGVERKPSFKLAEGMSVSLGEVMPTPIHDLTPIEMDLDVVYEDDFLLVLNKARGVATHPAPGLREATLVNALLARNQSLSQGSEAFRPGIVHRLDKETTGLMVIAKTDQAHVQLATQIAEKSAERRYVGWCKGQFPNPRLRIEAPISRDSKDRRKMAVHPDGKHALTHFKVLKVVEGDTLFAARLETGRTHQIRVHCVSSGHPILGDSIYATGDWAQGPLMLHAAYLGFEHPETKKAMAFFVPPPSDFRAPQLVEESQITDWESYS, via the coding sequence ATGGAATTCACGGCAGATCGAGAAGAACGTTTAGATCAGTTTTTGGCCAGGATGATCCCGGACATTTCACGTTCAAAGCTCTCGTCATGGATTCAAAGTGAAGGCGTCTGGGTGAACGGCGTAGAGCGCAAGCCAAGTTTCAAGCTCGCCGAAGGGATGTCCGTGTCTCTCGGGGAGGTGATGCCAACACCGATTCACGACTTGACACCGATCGAGATGGACTTGGACGTGGTGTATGAAGACGACTTTTTGCTCGTCCTCAACAAGGCCCGAGGAGTAGCGACTCATCCGGCGCCCGGCTTGCGCGAAGCAACACTCGTCAATGCACTACTCGCGAGGAATCAGAGCCTGAGCCAGGGAAGTGAAGCGTTTCGCCCGGGAATTGTGCACCGCCTTGATAAAGAAACCACCGGGCTCATGGTGATCGCAAAGACTGACCAAGCCCACGTCCAGCTCGCGACTCAGATTGCTGAGAAGTCTGCAGAAAGGCGCTATGTCGGATGGTGCAAAGGCCAATTTCCGAACCCGAGGTTGCGTATTGAGGCACCGATTTCCAGAGATTCAAAGGATCGTCGAAAAATGGCGGTACATCCCGATGGCAAGCACGCACTGACCCATTTCAAAGTTCTGAAGGTCGTGGAAGGGGACACACTGTTCGCCGCACGATTGGAGACCGGTCGGACCCACCAGATTCGGGTTCATTGCGTTTCGAGCGGGCATCCGATTTTGGGAGATTCGATTTATGCGACTGGTGATTGGGCGCAGGGGCCGTTGATGCTGCATGCAGCTTACCTTGGATTTGAGCATCCAGAAACAAAGAAGGCGATGGCATTCTTCGTGCCACCGCCTTCGGATTTTCGCGCTCCACAACTCGTTGAAGAATCGCAGATCACGGACTGGGAAAGCTATTCCTGA